A window of the Bradyrhizobium diazoefficiens genome harbors these coding sequences:
- a CDS encoding HlyD family secretion protein has protein sequence MSNATYTTETTDKISLKPSRQAIKRAALALALALGVAVAGDFGYDYLTTGRYLESTDDAYVKADSTIIAPKVSGYIAQVRVGDNEKVKAGQILAKIDDRDFKAALGQARADVAAAEASVRNLDAQLELQQPIIEQSTADVAAADANLKFAQEERARYDDLMKSGSGTIQRAQQTDAALRASNAQLQHAKSGLIAAQRKVDVLTTQRAQATAQLDHARAVADQAELNLSYTEITAPVDGTVGARSLRVGQYVQAGTQLMAVVPLDAVYVVANFKETQLTHVRAGQPVELRVDSFRNRTLHGHVDSLSPASGLEFALLPPDNATGNFTKIVQRVPVKIVLDDHGLSGLLRPGMSAVPTVDTKATVVAERETAKRVADNSPRPNGG, from the coding sequence ATGTCGAACGCCACTTATACCACTGAAACAACTGACAAAATCAGTCTGAAGCCATCACGCCAGGCGATCAAGCGGGCGGCCCTCGCGCTGGCGCTGGCCCTCGGCGTCGCTGTCGCCGGCGACTTTGGCTACGATTACCTGACGACCGGCCGCTACCTGGAATCGACCGATGACGCCTATGTGAAGGCCGATTCCACCATCATCGCACCGAAGGTGTCGGGCTACATCGCCCAGGTGCGGGTCGGCGACAACGAGAAGGTCAAGGCCGGCCAGATCCTGGCCAAAATCGACGACCGCGACTTCAAGGCGGCGCTCGGCCAGGCCCGCGCCGACGTTGCCGCGGCCGAAGCCTCGGTCCGCAACCTCGATGCCCAGCTCGAACTGCAACAGCCGATCATCGAGCAGAGCACGGCCGACGTTGCCGCTGCCGACGCCAATCTGAAATTCGCGCAGGAAGAGCGCGCTCGCTATGACGACCTCATGAAGTCGGGCTCCGGCACGATCCAGCGCGCGCAGCAGACCGATGCGGCGCTCCGCGCCAGCAACGCGCAATTGCAGCACGCCAAGTCGGGCCTGATCGCGGCACAGCGCAAGGTCGACGTGCTGACCACCCAGCGCGCCCAGGCCACGGCGCAGCTCGATCACGCTCGCGCCGTCGCGGACCAGGCCGAGCTGAACCTGTCCTATACCGAGATCACCGCGCCGGTTGACGGCACGGTCGGTGCCCGCAGCTTGCGCGTCGGCCAGTACGTGCAGGCCGGCACGCAATTGATGGCGGTGGTGCCGCTCGACGCGGTCTACGTGGTCGCGAATTTCAAGGAGACGCAGCTCACGCATGTGCGCGCGGGCCAGCCGGTCGAGCTGCGCGTCGACAGTTTTCGCAATCGCACGCTGCACGGTCATGTCGACAGCCTTTCGCCGGCGAGCGGACTTGAATTCGCGCTGCTGCCTCCCGACAATGCGACGGGCAACTTCACCAAGATCGTGCAGCGCGTCCCGGTGAAGATCGTGCTTGACGATCACGGCCTCAGCGGCCTGCTACGCCCCGGCATGTCGGCGGTGCCGACGGTCGACACCAAGGCAACCGTGGTGGCCGAGCGCGAAACAGCCAAGCGCGTTGCCGACAATTCGCCGCGACCAAACGGCGGCTGA
- a CDS encoding amino acid ABC transporter permease, whose product MNYHWNWGIFFQPNPMGTGTYLDMLLSGLVLTLETGMLAWIIALITGSVVGVLRTLPSKGANWFGFCYVEFFRNMPLLVQLFLWFFVLPELLPKSAGLWLKQLPNAPFWTAAIGIGFFMSARVAVQLQAGIGSLPRGQKMAATALGLTTVQGYRYVLLPMAFRIILPPLTSEFLNTIKNTAVAITIGLLELTGQARSMQEFSFQVFEAFTAATLLYLLVNAVVVTAMRFLERHVAIPGYITGK is encoded by the coding sequence GTGAACTACCATTGGAACTGGGGAATCTTCTTCCAGCCGAACCCGATGGGGACCGGCACCTATCTCGACATGCTGCTGTCGGGACTGGTGCTGACCCTCGAAACCGGGATGCTGGCCTGGATCATCGCGCTGATCACTGGCTCGGTCGTCGGCGTGCTGCGCACGCTGCCGTCGAAGGGCGCCAACTGGTTCGGCTTTTGTTACGTCGAATTCTTCCGGAACATGCCGCTGCTGGTGCAGCTGTTCCTGTGGTTCTTCGTGCTGCCGGAGCTGCTGCCGAAGTCTGCCGGCCTGTGGCTGAAGCAGTTGCCGAACGCGCCGTTCTGGACGGCGGCGATCGGCATCGGTTTCTTCATGTCGGCGCGCGTCGCCGTGCAATTGCAGGCCGGCATCGGCTCGCTGCCGCGCGGGCAGAAGATGGCCGCGACCGCGCTCGGGCTGACCACGGTGCAGGGCTATCGCTATGTGCTGCTGCCGATGGCGTTCCGCATCATCCTGCCGCCGCTGACCTCCGAGTTCCTCAACACCATCAAGAACACCGCGGTCGCCATCACCATCGGCCTGCTCGAGCTGACCGGACAGGCGCGCTCGATGCAGGAATTCTCGTTCCAGGTGTTCGAGGCCTTTACCGCAGCAACGCTGCTCTATCTTCTCGTCAACGCCGTCGTCGTGACCGCGATGCGCTTCCTCGAGCGCCACGTTGCGATCCCCGGCTACATCACGGGGAAATAG
- a CDS encoding indolepyruvate ferredoxin oxidoreductase family protein — MDAIPSLDAYELSDRYDRQEGRVFLTGTQAIVRIALDQVRRDRAARLNTAGFISGYRGSPLGGIDLELWRIQQRLKQDRIEFLPAVNEDLAATAVLGSQQVETQADREVDGVFGLWYGKGPGVDRSGDALKHGNAYGSSPHGGVLVVAGDDHGCVSSSMPHQSDVAFMSWFMPTLHPASVSEYLEFGEYGYALSRFSGMWVGFKAISEIVESGASVALRPPRLFRTPDFTPPPGGLHYRWPDLPGPQIEERLEAKKHAVYAFAKANPIDRHIYDIPNATYGIVTTGKAHLDLMEALRLMGLDEAACRSIGIDIYKVGMVWPLALHDAMDFVKGKREILVVEEKRGIIESQFKEYFYDYPGAKPERMVGKHDETGARLISWIGELSPRALASVLARRLDPMFPGLNLGARATALLPEAERTITVAGATRTPYFCSGCPHNTSTKVPEGSKALAGIGCHFMASWMDRETSSLIQMGGEGVNWTASSRFTGHKHVFQNLGEGTYYHSGSMAIRQAIAAKANITYKILFNDAVAMTGGQPVDGPISVHAIAHSVRAEGVERVALVSDDPAQFLPADLPIGVTIHPREEMDTVQRELRDISGVSVLIYQQTCATEKRRRRKRGQMADPKRFAYINDLVCEGCGDCSVESNCLSVEPKETPFGRKRQINLSACNKDFSCLNGFCPSFVTVEGATRRKKSASEIDVIGRAATLPLPAPATLDRPYDLLVTGVGGTGVITVGALIGMAAHLERRGVSVLDFTGFAQKFGPVLSYIRLASSPEALHQVRIDQGAADALIGCDLVVSSSPKASGTYRRGTRAAVNTAEMPTGDVVRFRDADLASPARLRAIRQVIGSDNLDSINANALAERLLGDAVYANIIMLGFAWQRSLVPVSLSALLRAIELNGVAVERNKHAFAWGRIAAADPGFLPKANETPIAETLDQLIARRADFLTAYQDGAYAARYRALVAKVRAAEAALNSEALTEAVARVLFKLMAYKDEYEVARLHMQTGFLDELKREFEDGFSVQYHLAPPFLPSSHDARGRPHKRAFGQWIQMPLTMLARLKKLRGTPFDPFGYTADRRAERGLIVWYEGLIERMLGQLDAAHLPDLITIAKAPMDIRGYGPVKDIALAKVKPEAERLLAGLTESSPAKMRAYG; from the coding sequence ATGGACGCCATTCCGTCACTCGACGCCTACGAACTCTCCGACCGCTACGACCGCCAGGAGGGCCGCGTCTTCCTCACCGGCACGCAAGCCATCGTCCGCATCGCGCTCGATCAGGTCAGGCGTGACCGTGCTGCCCGGCTCAATACCGCCGGCTTCATCTCCGGCTATCGCGGCTCGCCACTCGGCGGCATCGATCTCGAACTCTGGCGCATCCAGCAGCGATTGAAGCAGGATCGCATCGAATTCCTTCCCGCAGTGAACGAGGATCTTGCAGCAACCGCGGTGCTCGGCTCGCAGCAGGTCGAAACGCAAGCCGACCGCGAGGTCGATGGCGTGTTCGGGCTCTGGTACGGCAAGGGCCCCGGCGTCGATCGCTCCGGCGACGCGCTCAAGCATGGCAATGCCTATGGCTCGTCACCGCATGGCGGCGTGCTGGTGGTCGCCGGCGACGACCATGGCTGCGTGTCGTCCTCGATGCCGCACCAGTCCGACGTCGCCTTCATGAGCTGGTTCATGCCGACGCTGCATCCCGCGAGCGTCAGCGAGTATCTCGAATTCGGCGAGTACGGCTACGCGCTGAGCCGCTTCTCCGGCATGTGGGTCGGCTTCAAGGCGATCTCGGAGATCGTCGAGTCAGGCGCATCCGTCGCGCTGCGCCCGCCGCGCCTTTTCCGCACGCCCGACTTCACCCCGCCGCCCGGCGGACTGCACTATCGCTGGCCGGATCTGCCGGGCCCGCAGATCGAGGAGCGGCTGGAAGCGAAGAAGCACGCGGTCTACGCCTTCGCCAAAGCCAATCCGATCGATCGCCATATCTACGACATCCCCAATGCCACCTATGGCATCGTCACCACAGGCAAGGCGCATCTCGATCTGATGGAAGCGCTGCGGCTCATGGGCCTCGATGAAGCCGCCTGCCGCAGCATCGGCATCGACATCTACAAGGTCGGCATGGTCTGGCCTCTGGCGCTGCACGACGCCATGGATTTCGTGAAGGGCAAGCGCGAGATCCTCGTCGTCGAGGAGAAGCGCGGCATCATCGAGAGCCAGTTCAAGGAATATTTTTACGACTATCCCGGTGCAAAACCCGAGCGCATGGTCGGCAAGCACGACGAAACCGGCGCGCGGCTGATCTCCTGGATCGGCGAACTGTCACCACGCGCGCTGGCGTCCGTGCTCGCCCGCCGGCTCGATCCGATGTTTCCGGGCCTCAATCTTGGCGCGCGCGCCACCGCGCTGCTGCCGGAAGCCGAGCGCACGATCACCGTCGCAGGCGCGACGCGCACCCCTTACTTCTGCTCCGGATGTCCGCACAACACCTCGACAAAGGTGCCCGAGGGATCGAAGGCGCTGGCCGGCATCGGCTGCCATTTCATGGCGAGCTGGATGGACCGCGAGACTTCGTCGCTGATCCAGATGGGCGGCGAAGGCGTCAACTGGACCGCGTCGTCACGGTTCACCGGCCACAAGCATGTGTTCCAGAATCTCGGCGAGGGCACCTACTACCATTCCGGCTCGATGGCGATCCGGCAGGCGATCGCCGCGAAGGCCAACATCACCTACAAGATCCTGTTCAACGACGCCGTCGCCATGACCGGCGGCCAGCCGGTCGACGGCCCCATCAGCGTGCATGCCATCGCGCACAGCGTCCGCGCCGAGGGGGTTGAGCGCGTCGCGCTGGTGTCGGACGATCCCGCGCAGTTCTTGCCGGCGGATCTGCCAATCGGCGTTACCATTCATCCCCGAGAAGAGATGGACACCGTGCAGCGCGAGCTGCGCGACATCTCCGGCGTCTCGGTGCTGATCTATCAGCAGACCTGCGCCACCGAGAAGCGGCGCCGGCGCAAGCGTGGACAGATGGCCGATCCGAAACGATTTGCTTACATCAACGATCTCGTCTGCGAAGGCTGCGGCGACTGCTCGGTCGAGTCCAACTGCCTCAGCGTCGAGCCGAAGGAGACGCCGTTCGGCCGCAAGCGTCAGATCAATCTGTCGGCTTGCAACAAGGATTTCTCCTGCCTCAACGGCTTTTGCCCGAGCTTTGTCACCGTCGAAGGCGCGACGCGCCGGAAGAAGAGCGCGAGCGAGATCGATGTAATCGGTCGCGCGGCCACGCTCCCCCTCCCCGCCCCCGCCACGCTCGACCGTCCCTACGACCTGCTGGTGACCGGCGTCGGCGGCACCGGCGTGATCACGGTCGGCGCGCTGATCGGGATGGCGGCGCATCTGGAGCGCCGTGGCGTCTCGGTGCTGGATTTTACCGGCTTTGCGCAGAAGTTTGGTCCGGTGCTGAGCTACATCCGCCTCGCTTCAAGTCCCGAGGCGCTGCATCAGGTCCGGATCGACCAGGGCGCGGCCGATGCGCTGATCGGCTGCGACCTCGTCGTCAGCTCTTCGCCGAAGGCGTCCGGCACCTATCGCCGCGGCACGCGCGCTGCTGTCAATACCGCGGAGATGCCGACCGGCGACGTCGTCCGCTTCCGCGATGCCGATCTCGCCTCCCCTGCCCGCCTTCGGGCGATCCGGCAGGTCATCGGCAGCGACAATCTCGACAGCATCAACGCCAACGCACTGGCAGAACGCCTGCTCGGCGATGCCGTCTATGCCAATATCATCATGCTCGGCTTTGCCTGGCAGCGCAGCCTAGTGCCGGTTTCGCTATCGGCGCTGCTGCGTGCGATCGAGCTCAATGGCGTCGCGGTCGAACGCAACAAGCACGCTTTTGCCTGGGGTCGGATCGCCGCGGCCGATCCAGGCTTTTTGCCGAAGGCGAACGAGACGCCAATAGCCGAAACGCTCGACCAGCTTATCGCACGGCGCGCCGATTTCCTCACCGCCTATCAGGATGGGGCTTATGCGGCGCGCTATCGAGCACTCGTCGCGAAAGTTCGTGCTGCCGAAGCCGCCCTCAACAGCGAGGCCCTGACCGAGGCCGTCGCCCGTGTCCTCTTCAAGCTGATGGCCTACAAGGATGAGTACGAGGTCGCGCGCCTGCACATGCAGACCGGCTTTCTCGACGAGTTGAAGCGCGAGTTCGAGGACGGCTTCAGCGTCCAGTATCATCTCGCTCCACCGTTCCTGCCATCCAGCCACGACGCCCGCGGCCGCCCGCACAAGCGCGCCTTCGGTCAGTGGATCCAGATGCCTCTCACAATGCTGGCGCGGCTGAAGAAATTGCGCGGAACCCCGTTCGATCCGTTCGGCTACACCGCCGACCGGCGGGCCGAGCGGGGGCTGATCGTGTGGTATGAAGGTTTGATCGAACGGATGTTAGGCCAGCTCGATGCAGCGCATCTGCCCGATCTCATCACCATCGCAAAGGCGCCGATGGATATCCGCGGCTACGGGCCGGTGAAGGACATCGCGCTCGCGAAGGTGAAACCCGAGGCCGAGCGGCTGCTCGCCGGTCTGACTGAATCTTCGCCGGCAAAGATGCGTGCCTACGGTTGA
- a CDS encoding amino acid ABC transporter ATP-binding protein — MIEISHVDKWYSPTFQVLTDCTTSVAKGEVVVVCGPSGSGKSTLIKCVNALEPFQKGDISIDGIKVNDPKTNLPKLRSRVGMVFQHFELFPHLKIIDNLCLAQEKVLGRAHDKAATKGMQLLERVGLTEHAQKFPAQLSGGQQQRVAIARALAMDPIAMLFDEPTSALDPEMISEVLDVMVDLAREGMTMMVVTHEMGFARKVANRVIFMDRGEIVEDAPKDDFFGKPRSDRAQKFLSKILSH; from the coding sequence ATGATCGAAATCAGCCACGTCGATAAATGGTACAGCCCGACTTTCCAGGTGCTGACCGATTGCACCACCAGCGTCGCCAAGGGCGAGGTGGTGGTGGTGTGCGGTCCGTCCGGTTCGGGCAAATCGACGCTTATCAAATGCGTCAATGCGCTGGAGCCTTTCCAGAAGGGCGACATCAGCATCGATGGCATCAAGGTCAATGACCCCAAGACCAATTTGCCAAAACTGCGCTCGCGCGTCGGCATGGTGTTCCAGCACTTCGAGCTGTTCCCGCATCTGAAGATCATCGACAACCTCTGCCTCGCGCAGGAGAAGGTGCTGGGACGCGCGCACGACAAGGCTGCGACAAAGGGTATGCAACTCCTGGAGCGCGTCGGCCTGACGGAGCATGCGCAGAAATTTCCGGCGCAGCTCTCCGGCGGTCAGCAGCAGCGCGTGGCCATTGCGCGGGCGCTCGCCATGGACCCCATCGCCATGCTGTTCGACGAGCCGACCTCGGCGCTCGATCCGGAGATGATCAGCGAGGTGCTAGACGTCATGGTCGATCTCGCCCGCGAAGGCATGACCATGATGGTCGTGACCCACGAAATGGGCTTTGCCCGCAAGGTCGCCAACCGCGTCATCTTCATGGACCGCGGCGAGATCGTCGAGGACGCCCCGAAGGACGATTTCTTCGGCAAGCCCCGCAGCGACCGTGCGCAGAAGTTCTTGTCGAAGATTCTCTCCCACTAA
- a CDS encoding MDR family MFS transporter: protein MSTLQPTLNTASAANLPAPQAAPATPAVSAKTWIAVIGATLGAFMAVLNIQIVNASLADIQGAIGAGIDDGGWISTSYLIAEIVVIPLSGWLAQVISIRIYLLANAILFLVLSAACALAQDLPQMIVLRAVQGFTGGVLIPMAFTLIITLLPRAKQPVGLALYALSATFAPAIGPTIGGYLTENFGWQYIFYVNLVPGAIMVGMLWYALEPKPMKLSLLRDGDWAGIITMAIGLSALQTVLEEGNKDDWFGSPFIVKLSVIAAVALTAFLIIELTVEKPLLNLRLLVRRNFGFGMLANFLLGIALYGSVFILPQYLSRIQGYNSEQIGMVLAWTGLPQLLLIPLVPRLMQKFDARIIIGIGFILFAASNFMNIYMTNDYGADQLLWSNVVRAIGQALVLAPLSAVATAGIEPANAGSASGLFNMMRNLGGAVGIALLQTVLTKREQYHSNVLMQSVSVFEQATRTRLEQLTQYFVNHGVLGRADAAHRAYVAIGHTVQKQAYILAFSDTFYLLGMALIVALIAVLFLKKPGHVSAGSAH from the coding sequence ATGAGCACGCTTCAACCGACCCTCAACACCGCTTCCGCCGCCAATCTCCCCGCCCCGCAAGCTGCTCCCGCAACGCCGGCCGTGTCCGCCAAAACGTGGATCGCGGTGATCGGCGCCACGCTCGGTGCGTTCATGGCGGTGCTGAACATCCAGATCGTCAACGCCTCGCTCGCCGACATCCAGGGCGCGATCGGCGCGGGCATCGATGACGGCGGCTGGATCTCGACTTCCTATCTGATCGCCGAGATCGTGGTGATTCCGCTGTCCGGCTGGCTGGCGCAGGTGATCTCGATCCGGATCTATCTGCTCGCCAACGCGATCCTGTTCCTGGTCCTGTCGGCGGCTTGCGCGCTGGCGCAGGACCTGCCGCAGATGATCGTGCTGCGCGCCGTACAAGGTTTCACCGGCGGCGTGCTGATCCCGATGGCGTTCACGCTGATCATCACGCTGCTGCCGCGTGCGAAGCAGCCGGTGGGCCTTGCGCTGTATGCGCTGTCGGCGACGTTTGCGCCGGCGATCGGCCCGACCATCGGCGGCTATCTCACCGAGAACTTTGGCTGGCAGTACATCTTCTACGTCAACCTCGTGCCAGGCGCTATCATGGTCGGCATGCTCTGGTATGCGCTCGAGCCTAAGCCGATGAAACTATCGCTGCTCCGCGACGGCGACTGGGCCGGCATCATCACCATGGCGATCGGCCTGTCAGCGTTGCAGACCGTGCTGGAGGAAGGCAACAAGGACGACTGGTTCGGCTCGCCCTTTATCGTCAAGCTCAGCGTGATTGCTGCCGTGGCGCTGACAGCATTCCTCATCATCGAGTTGACCGTCGAGAAGCCGCTGTTGAACCTGCGCCTGCTGGTCCGCCGCAATTTCGGCTTCGGCATGCTCGCCAACTTCCTGCTCGGCATCGCGCTCTACGGTTCGGTGTTCATCCTGCCGCAATATCTATCGCGCATCCAGGGCTACAATTCCGAACAGATCGGCATGGTGCTGGCCTGGACCGGATTGCCGCAGCTGCTGCTGATCCCGCTGGTGCCGCGGCTGATGCAGAAGTTCGACGCGCGGATCATCATCGGCATTGGCTTCATCCTGTTCGCCGCATCTAACTTCATGAACATCTACATGACCAACGACTACGGCGCCGATCAGCTGTTGTGGTCCAACGTCGTTCGCGCCATCGGCCAGGCGCTGGTGCTGGCGCCACTGTCGGCGGTGGCGACCGCCGGCATCGAGCCGGCGAATGCGGGCTCGGCCTCCGGCCTCTTCAACATGATGCGCAATCTCGGCGGCGCCGTCGGCATCGCGCTGCTGCAGACCGTGCTGACCAAGCGCGAGCAGTATCACTCCAACGTGCTGATGCAGTCGGTCTCGGTGTTCGAGCAGGCCACCCGCACGCGGCTGGAGCAGCTCACGCAGTACTTCGTCAATCACGGCGTGCTCGGCCGTGCGGATGCCGCGCATCGCGCCTATGTCGCGATCGGTCATACCGTCCAGAAGCAAGCCTATATCCTCGCCTTCAGCGACACCTTCTATCTGCTCGGCATGGCGCTAATCGTGGCCCTGATCGCCGTCCTCTTCCTGAAGAAGCCCGGCCATGTCTCGGCCGGTAGCGCCCACTGA
- a CDS encoding LysR family transcriptional regulator, with translation MDRLTSLTAFVRVVDTGGFSAAARKLNMSTTMVSNHIQALEERLGARLLNRTTRKVSVTEIGKTYYDRCIQILSDLEQADDIAGALQSVPRGTLRIHSATHMVPFVAGVVAKLLSTYPDVKVDLRMGEANVDLIEEGYDVALRMTPPPDSSLIVRSLATWRHVLCCSHDYLEKHGRLQQLAELTEHNCGRHLNYPFGDEWRFFDRKGAPASVRISGSLVTNSGEALRRMVIEGAGIGLLAGFLVSDDLDAGRLVRLLPEYRPVEMSMNAVYPHRHHLSAKVRTFIDMLVHHSAEQQKLINPYS, from the coding sequence ATGGACCGGTTGACCAGCCTGACCGCTTTCGTCCGGGTCGTTGACACCGGCGGGTTCTCCGCCGCCGCCCGCAAGCTCAACATGTCGACGACCATGGTGAGCAATCACATCCAGGCGCTCGAGGAGCGGCTCGGCGCGCGGCTGCTCAACCGCACCACCCGCAAGGTCAGCGTCACCGAAATCGGCAAGACCTATTACGACCGCTGCATTCAGATCCTGTCCGACCTCGAGCAGGCCGATGACATCGCGGGCGCCTTGCAATCGGTGCCGCGGGGCACGCTGCGAATCCATTCAGCGACCCACATGGTGCCTTTCGTCGCGGGCGTCGTGGCAAAGCTGCTATCGACCTATCCGGACGTGAAGGTCGATTTGCGCATGGGCGAAGCCAATGTCGATCTGATCGAGGAAGGTTATGACGTTGCGCTGCGCATGACCCCGCCGCCGGATTCGAGTCTGATCGTCCGCAGCCTTGCCACCTGGCGCCACGTGCTGTGCTGCTCGCATGACTATCTCGAAAAGCACGGCCGGCTGCAGCAGCTCGCCGAGCTCACCGAGCACAATTGCGGCCGTCACCTCAACTATCCCTTCGGTGACGAGTGGCGCTTCTTCGATCGCAAGGGTGCGCCGGCTTCGGTACGCATCTCGGGTAGCCTCGTCACCAACAGTGGCGAAGCGCTTCGACGGATGGTGATCGAGGGTGCCGGCATCGGCCTGCTCGCAGGTTTCCTCGTGAGCGACGACCTCGACGCCGGCCGCCTGGTGCGCCTGCTGCCGGAATATCGGCCGGTCGAGATGTCGATGAACGCGGTCTATCCGCATCGCCATCATCTGTCGGCGAAGGTCAGAACCTTCATCGACATGCTCGTGCATCACAGCGCCGAGCAGCAGAAGCTGATCAATCCGTATTCGTGA
- a CDS encoding carboxymuconolactone decarboxylase family protein — MKPRMNFYQAAPDTMKALMALEEQIQSSGLEKSLIELVKIRASQINGCAFCINMHTEDARKRGETEQRIYLLNAWRESPLYTDRERAALAWTESVTLISETHAPDDVYGEVRAQFSDAETVNLTMLIGAINAWNRLAIAFRAVHPVKVKASVA; from the coding sequence ATGAAGCCCCGCATGAATTTCTACCAGGCCGCCCCCGACACGATGAAGGCGCTGATGGCGCTGGAAGAGCAGATCCAGTCGAGCGGACTCGAGAAATCGCTGATCGAGCTCGTCAAGATCCGGGCCTCGCAGATCAACGGCTGCGCCTTCTGCATCAACATGCACACCGAGGATGCCCGCAAACGCGGCGAGACCGAGCAGCGCATCTATCTGCTCAACGCCTGGCGTGAATCCCCGCTCTACACCGACCGCGAGCGCGCCGCGCTGGCCTGGACCGAGTCGGTGACGCTGATCTCCGAGACGCATGCTCCAGACGATGTCTACGGCGAGGTCCGCGCGCAATTTTCCGATGCGGAGACAGTGAACCTGACCATGCTGATCGGCGCCATCAATGCCTGGAACAGGCTGGCGATCGCGTTCCGCGCGGTCCATCCGGTGAAGGTGAAAGCGTCGGTGGCGTGA
- a CDS encoding D-amino-acid transaminase codes for MDSTAYVNGSFVSLSDAKISVLDRGFLFADGIYEVSAVLDGKLVDNASHLARLERSVGEISLRLPETVERITEIQKELIARNKVVNGLVYLQVTRGADKGRDFAFPKGDVKSSLVMFTSEKDIINAASAKTGINVITVPDIRWERRDIKSVALLAQVLAKQAAAEAGAGEAWMLEDGYVTEGGSSSAFILTKDDVIVTRKNSNAILPGCTRKAVVALAEERQLRVEERSFTVEEALAAKEAFATSASLFVQPVVAIDGKKVGDGKPGPLAARLREIYVEFAKATAV; via the coding sequence TTGGATTCGACCGCCTACGTCAACGGCTCATTCGTCTCGCTCTCGGACGCGAAGATCTCGGTGCTCGATCGCGGCTTCCTGTTTGCCGACGGCATCTACGAGGTCTCGGCCGTGCTCGACGGCAAGCTGGTCGACAACGCCTCGCATCTGGCGCGGCTGGAGCGCTCGGTCGGCGAGATCAGCTTGAGGTTGCCGGAGACGGTCGAGCGCATCACCGAGATCCAGAAGGAGCTGATCGCTCGCAACAAGGTAGTAAACGGCCTGGTGTATCTCCAGGTCACGCGGGGCGCCGACAAGGGCCGCGACTTCGCTTTCCCGAAGGGCGACGTCAAGTCGAGCCTGGTGATGTTCACCTCGGAGAAGGACATCATCAACGCAGCTTCCGCCAAGACCGGCATCAACGTGATCACGGTGCCCGACATCCGCTGGGAGCGGCGTGACATCAAGAGCGTGGCCCTGCTGGCGCAGGTGCTGGCGAAGCAGGCGGCGGCCGAGGCCGGCGCCGGCGAGGCCTGGATGCTGGAAGACGGCTACGTCACCGAAGGCGGCTCGTCGTCGGCGTTCATCCTCACCAAGGACGACGTTATCGTCACCCGCAAGAACTCCAACGCGATCCTGCCGGGCTGCACCCGCAAGGCCGTCGTCGCGCTCGCCGAAGAGCGTCAGCTCCGCGTCGAGGAGCGCTCCTTCACGGTGGAAGAGGCGCTAGCCGCAAAGGAGGCCTTCGCGACCTCGGCCTCACTGTTTGTCCAGCCGGTGGTGGCGATCGACGGAAAGAAGGTGGGCGACGGCAAGCCCGGTCCGCTTGCCGCGCGTCTGCGCGAGATCTATGTGGAGTTCGCCAAGGCGACGGCCGTGTAA
- a CDS encoding amino acid ABC transporter permease, which yields MFSNFDFGVIIRALPYLFYEGMSFTVMLTALSALGGLVFGTAIALMRLSGLKTLGRIAGLYVDFMRSLPLVLVIFWFYFLVPYIGQWLTGASRPISVGAFASSLITFIMFEAAYFSEIMRAGIQSISRGQPAAANALGLTYAQTMRYVVLPQAFRNMLPVLITQTIVLFQDTSLVYVLSITDFLGAASKVAQRDGRLVEMYLFAAVVYFTISCIASFGVRRLQARIAILR from the coding sequence ATGTTCAGCAATTTCGATTTCGGCGTTATCATCCGCGCGCTGCCCTATCTGTTCTACGAAGGCATGAGCTTCACGGTGATGCTGACGGCGCTGTCCGCGCTCGGCGGCCTCGTCTTCGGCACCGCGATCGCGCTGATGCGGCTCTCCGGCCTCAAGACGCTGGGACGCATCGCCGGCCTCTATGTCGACTTCATGCGCTCGCTGCCGCTGGTGCTGGTGATCTTCTGGTTCTACTTCCTGGTGCCCTATATCGGACAGTGGCTCACCGGCGCCTCGCGGCCGATTAGCGTCGGCGCGTTCGCGTCCTCGCTCATCACCTTCATCATGTTCGAGGCGGCGTATTTCTCCGAGATCATGCGCGCCGGCATCCAGTCGATCTCGCGCGGGCAGCCGGCTGCGGCCAACGCGCTCGGCCTGACTTACGCGCAGACCATGCGCTACGTCGTGCTGCCGCAGGCGTTCCGCAACATGCTGCCGGTGCTGATCACGCAGACCATCGTGCTGTTCCAGGACACCTCGCTGGTCTACGTGCTGTCAATCACGGACTTCCTCGGTGCGGCCAGCAAGGTCGCGCAGCGCGACGGCCGTCTGGTCGAGATGTACCTGTTCGCCGCCGTCGTCTACTTCACCATTTCCTGTATCGCGTCCTTTGGCGTCCGCCGCCTCCAGGCGCGCATCGCCATCCTTCGTTAG